One genomic segment of Anguilla anguilla isolate fAngAng1 chromosome 2, fAngAng1.pri, whole genome shotgun sequence includes these proteins:
- the LOC118219717 gene encoding proteinase-activated receptor 2-like, whose protein sequence is MNESKVNGVDERVAYVDIFEDVIAWIIFCFGLPAICLASYALYRLIKANHVAPIYVINLLISDLVQIIVRIFFMTDRFFGIQSKEYIVTYNVLLVVVRFGLIASLGFMVCISLERYLVVVHPLWYRYYRNIKHSVLASLVVWVLSVIYAAIDYNVLMKDHITFTIVFSILFLLPMPLLVFLYVGTRRALAGTVSVSDAEKKRIMGILVLVLGIYVLLYLPFTLMSFYLAVTKKKTFTVYCLMAVTRNIVRLSPLVDPFLYIFMRKDAKDTVEVFPCCQTLIASGRGWSRSKGTTSETISSV, encoded by the coding sequence ATGAATGAATCAAAGGTGAATGGTGTTGATGAGCGCGTCGCTTACGTAGACATTTTTGAAGACGTGATTGCCTggataattttttgttttgggctGCCAGCTATCTGCTTGGCCAGTTATGCCCTTTACCGTCTAATCAAAGCTAACCATGTTGCCCCCATCTATGTCATCAACCTCCTCATTTCAGATCTTGTCCAGATCATCGTTCGTATTTTTTTTATGACGGACAGATTTTTTGGTATACAGTCCAAGGAATATATTGTTACTTACAATGTGTTGCTGGTTGTTGTCCGTTTTGGTCTCATTGCCAGCCTTGGGTTCATGGTGTGCATCTCATTGGAGAGGTATCTGGTGGTCGTCCACCCTCTGTGGTATCGTTACTATCGCAATATTAAGCACTCAGTCCTGGCCTCTCTAGTTGTCTGGGTATTGTCGGTAATATATGCAGCCATTGATTACAACGTACTCATGAAAGACCATATCACATTCACCATCGTCTTTTCAATCCTTTTCCTACTCCCCATGCCTCTTCTAGTGTTCCTGTATGTAGGAACCCGGAGAGCTCTGGCTGGCACCGTCTCAGTATCTGATGCAGAAAAGAAGAGAATTATGGGAATTCTGGTGCTGGTTCTTGGAATCTACGTTCTGTTGTATCTTCCCTTCACACTCATGTCTTTTTATCTGGCAGTTacaaaaaagaagacatttacTGTGTACTGCCTGATGGCCGTGACACGGAACATTGTCCGTCTCAGCCCCCTTGTGGACCCCtttctgtatattttcatgAGAAAAGATGCCAAAGATACAGTGGAGGTCTTCCCCTGCTGCCAAACTTTAATTGCTTCAGGAAGAGGCTGGAGCAGATCTAAGGGTACTACTTCGGAAACTATCAGCAGtgtttaa
- the LOC118221539 gene encoding oligodendrocyte transcription factor 3-like, which produces MNSATSSVSSRASSSDANGTHLRNHEQLNSVSSTQRELLHKMTREELSMLGQRTPEGSKCELTKQFCEEDVQQLRIKINCRERKRMHDLNLAMDSLREVMPYAHGPSVRKLSKIATLLLARNYILMLSSSLHEMKRLFGEVYGGHHSVFHCGSVVHSGSHTRQVYPVLGSALSSSTSSTISPTLPGLTSSSTHQSLLKNTPTHSLQLGSGFHPWVGLPCPCTMCQVPPTPHLSLTTTGLTRPTTENKDILI; this is translated from the coding sequence ATGAATTCAGCTACGAGCTCCGTCTCCAGCAGAGCCTCGTCGTCTGACGCGAACGGAACGCATCTTCGCAACCATGAACAGCTCAACTCCGTGTCCTCCACTCAGAGAGAACTCCTGCACAAGATGACGAGGGAGGAACTCTCCATGCTCGGGCAGAGAACGCCGGAAGGGAGCAAATGTGAACTCACAAAGCAATTCTGTGAGGAGGACGTGCAACAACTtaggataaaaataaattgccGGGAGCGTAAGAGGATGCACGACTTGAACTTGGCAATGGATAGCCTCCGAGAAGTGATGCCTTATGCGCACGGTCCTTCTGTGAGAAAGCTGTCAAAAATTGCGACATTGCTACTTGCCAGAAATTACATTCTCATGTTGTCCAGTTCTTTGCATGAAATGAAGCGACTCTTTGGAGAGGTTTATGGCGGGCATCACTCTGTTTTCCACTGTGGGTCAGTCGTTCACTCTGGTAGCCATACGCGTCAGGTGTACCCGGTACTTGGTAGTGCATTGTCTTCCAGCACGTCCTCTACGATCTCTCCGACTTTACCCGGACTCACCTCCAGCAGTACACATCAGTCTCTACTGAAAAATACCCCAACACATTCGCTCCAGCTCGGGAGCGGTTTTCACCCCTGGGTAGGGTTACCTTGCCCCTGTACTATGTGCCAAGTGCCTCCAACTCCTCACCTTTCCCTAACCACGACAGGTTTGACAAGACCTACCACCGAAAACAAGGACATACTGATCTAA
- the LOC118216605 gene encoding G-protein coupled receptor 4-like translates to MNESKVNGVDERIAYVDIFEEVIAWIIFCFGLPAICLASYALYRLIKSNHVAPIYVINLLISDLVQIIVRIFFMTDRFFGIQSKEYIVTYNVLLVVVRFGLIASLGFMVCISLERYLVVVHPLWYRYYRNIKHSVLASLVVWVLSVIYAAIDYNVLMKDHITFTIVFSILFLLPMPLLVFLYVGTRRALAGTVSVSDAEKKRIMGILALVLGIYVLLYLPFTLISFYRAVTKKKTFTVYCLMAVARNIVRLSPLVDPFLYIFMRKGAKDTVEAFPCCRNFIASESGWSRSKGTTSETVSSV, encoded by the coding sequence ATGAATGAATCAAAGGTGAATGGTGTTGATGAGCGCATCGCTTACGTAGACATTTTTGAAGAAGTGATTGCCtggatcattttttgttttgggctGCCAGCCATCTGCTTGGCCAGTTATGCCCTTTACCGTCTCATCAAATCTAATCATGTTGCCCCCATCTATGTCATCAACCTCCTCATTTCAGATCTTGTCCAGATCATCGTTCGTATTTTTTTTATGACGGACAGATTTTTTGGTATACAGTCCAAGGAATATATTGTTACTTACAATGTGTTGCTGGTTGTTGTCCGTTTTGGTCTCATTGCCAGCCTTGGGTTCATGGTGTGCATCTCATTGGAGAGGTATCTGGTGGTCGTCCACCCTCTGTGGTATCGCTACTATCGCAATATTAAGCACTCAGTCCTGGCCTCTCTAGTTGTCTGGGTATTGTCGGTAATATATGCAGCCATTGATTACAACGTACTCATGAAAGACCATATCACATTCACCATCGTCTTTTCAATCCTTTTCCTACTCCCCATGCCTCTTCTAGTGTTCCTGTATGTAGGAACCCGGAGAGCTCTGGCTGGCACCGTCTCAGTATCTGATGCAGAAAAGAAGAGAATTATGGGAATTCTGGCGCTGGTTCTTGGAATCTACGTTCTGTTGTATCTTCCCTTCACACTCATATCTTTTTATCGGGCAGTTacaaaaaagaagacatttacTGTGTACTGCCTGATGGCCGTGGCACGGAACATTGTCCGTCTCAGCCCCCTCGTGGACCCctttctgtacattttcatgAGAAAAGGTGCCAAAGATACAGTGGAGGCCTTCCCCTGCTGCCGGAATTTCATTGCTTCAGAAAGCGGCTGGAGCAGATCTAAGGGTACTACTTCAGAAACTGTCAGCAGTGTTTAA